Proteins from a genomic interval of Helicoverpa zea isolate HzStark_Cry1AcR chromosome 31, ilHelZeax1.1, whole genome shotgun sequence:
- the LOC124644867 gene encoding uncharacterized protein LOC124644867 isoform X1, with translation MFPSFIGILDIQSWWEVPSIAYFCSLFRTAFNLLDFDIEELEEALLTDGTEESASSLLTELIVRLLNGCLGNNDISAFNYQMYLRRLFRRKCTDTGRYNPFNTDIDFQFLPLRTKVEILYALCDFRLDADDVFDLFKNLEAESLRVEPLGWDDNYSAYWYFYGTRLYREDIIKKPKGKNKKKKNKENKKRGWFYGDDWLDDEDTERVWQVVCFTEEDWTHLTEKFSKATSKVEKELYRSLSQNFLPEIPRLFQEKERLQRKRLLELAPRRTSSRVLQKIKQKEEETKQTPHDVKEEEERKETPDLARENRAKRRNLLRSKSVSSDSSDSSSSTKEEMPQKVTKSSKSHDKRSNNSSATHKGEPPPEPLIKTGRKTNNSLASATGQIVIPDNDEPVSSTRKKLKTSQIFSQTDEDIQTDMYKVLKQLTTHDDAWPFMDPVEEEYAPNYYAVIRRPMDLRKMEERLDSGYYTDFSMFKADFKLIVNNCRLYNGQDNEYTVMVDNLQTAFDRLTEKYIHRLSSSDEEIAVEYQLPTPSRKHKLKSNESPSHHKRKKRKSQSEGGEPKSSSSDIVQEEKPEEEVTEPETKKVKESHKNKQSKGKKKRKGHHRHGKHSKNHRKDSHKSDHSDSKTRHSKKQKHGKNKDKDGKKSKQKKKKSKHHEPEASESMKRSASQESLESSNRSRSASPLPSIHTPSPSPTELDQSEPPDQLNDPDFVKDKYDKIKERRRHAAKDAWESLFDYKQKTVDKQKQNLHIPEKEKNQKLRETIEKLKAKSEKYKEGSLFNTLFSSSQSNLEMSESSNTNDFTIKDSEDESIENQKTKTAPKKGCKKNSAKNESASEALEQAVKDISKWLDDAPKGSNVSSPCDSPAQTISTEEHDNSRLDDELSQGEKPLLTRKELSRKRPSSREPKLLKRREIQRTIERLQPGKSKGNLLTNLSNKNTEKTEDVQPVGPQNKVRDAQKPEESSPKLSLGSVLPAVEFALGNDHNFGNSEENKSEEQKENIKTTEIQKEEKTEQAATDKKPEEVAVQPNKKDAEVETEPQIITKPNQEKATPNLSAWFKAFGAPKSTGPTTAKKKPDEVDSEEKAPEPVSTEAKVSSPKNPPKYDSPTGPDTPNPEGGDSPLPVSNTPRQRRTSTGSSVSERSSFSQDLDSPRHQMSHTSPLLRSPASPRTDDFQKITYPIINGTVRAGFYQDTTSIKSSPEKSCSPREAPQSPYSPYSQHVYASNNITGPATPNYFVDHNKSPLPAYNQNPPPYFDNAKTPAANKTTREDFTPLPQDSYQQSQYTGPFSPAYTPYSQNSANYPQGQNPPQTSIPNSSASTNPTQMMAELKTALFPVKKRTYNEPEHASIPILKDNKEAPSAAPKADYQKMSSSLHSMAPTSVDDIALALSEKSELAKMNSLREKASMEYTNESRDVKYEMNESIQNNKSTVNADMEKPICIMKKDNVDMVNMGYLNPEIDRRSNNETHAHEVDYLPRDISKSNINSQQKSYDVDTIAMNLGLNSQHLQKSMSKANMNSGNIPPAHSQPHNDMSLNQNIIHAHHNQYESITSGQNVSNFSISDIDLANKKLYSCNTTPSSTALDYGNWKMGNHMRKQDLLPSDYSTPYSANNVEKLKNEMSAISANTIAYNKSLQHQQYNSYNVARPTLQRAQELQQNLPGELRIPNPRGLLKNDHMTTTSSISDTDVIAKNIDTLAKSQKTDKHVQNHPLVSSNLYKTPYSNPTSLPIDTLRNLPNIPQMLERYTNDERYLSSFASSQAASLYHDKSFQMAQMFNKSISSEIHPVSTSVSIYSQPSMSMSKDNSIYKTTSAATSQVDMKAKNKRKRTSDAKQTTQISQAYHPSSCGTDVLSSVKSSMMPGNAFNFGTSTNMALSSGLYGDNGSFTIEDFRNSTANQLMAANYMVAAVAHQQRNNAEANAEKLVKPAHQNSTHTASTFPFIGHSQVRAGYPFVGTDPTSPLYQQYLQRHQEELLRQTGAQIMSLYPGGYPPTLGVRQPYDINRPSWL, from the exons ATGTTTCCATCTTTCATTGGTATTTTAG ATATTCAGTCATGGTGGGAAGTGCCCAGCATCGCGTACTTTTGTTCTTTATTCAGAACTGCATTCAACCTTTTGGATTTTGACATTGAA gaaCTAGAAGAAGCTCTATTAACTGATGGCACGGAAGAGTCCGCCAGTTCTCTCTTGACTGAGTTAATAGTTCGTCTTTTGAATGGCTGTTTGGGCAACAATGACATCTCTGCCTTTAATTATCAG atGTACCTAAGGCGATTATTTAGAAGAAAATGTACGGATACAGGGAGATATAACCCATTCAACACAGACATTGATTTCCAGTTTTTGCCCTTGCGTACCAAAGTAGAGATCTTATATGCTCTATGTGACTTCCGACTCGATGCAGATgatgtttttgatttgtttaaaaacCTTGAAGCTGAAAGCTTGAGAGTCGAGCCACTTGG ttGGGATGACAATTATTCGGCGTATTGGTATTTCTATGGCACTAGATTATACAGAgaagacataataaaaaaaccaaaaggtaaaaataagaagaaaaagaataaagaaaataagaagCGAGGCTGGTTTTATGGTGATGATTGGCTCGATGACGAGGACACAGAGCGAGTGTGGCAAGTGGTTTGTTTTACTGAGGAAGATTGGACCCACCTGACAGAGAAGTTCAGCAAGGCGACTAGCAAAGTTGAGAAGGAACTGTACCGCTCCTTATCACAGAACTTCTTGCCTGAAATACCGAGGCTCTTTCAGGAGAAGGAACGGCTACAACGGAAacg GTTGTTAGAGCTAGCGCCTAGAAGAACATCGAGTCGTGTTttgcaaaaaattaaacaaaaggaggaagaaacaaaacaaactccGCATGACGTCAAGGAAGAGGAGGAAAGGAAAGAAACACCTGATCTTGCGCGGGAGAATCGAGCGAAGCGGAGGAATTTGTTGAG ATCAAAATCGGTATCGTCGGATTCTTCTGACAGTTCGTCGAGCACAAAAGAAGAGATGCCACAGAAGGTAACGAAGTCGTCGAAAAGCCATGACAAGCGGTCAAACAACTCGTCTGCCACACATAAAGGCGAACCTCCACCAGAGCCGCTCATAAAAACTGGAAGAAAAACTAACAACTCCCTGGCTTCCGCTACAGGACAGATTGTAATACCTGACAATGACGAACCCGTTAGCAGTACAAGAAAGAAACTCAAGACATCACAAAT ATTTAGTCAAACAGACGAAGATATCCAGACTGACATGTATAAAGTTCTGAAACAATTGACGACTCATGACGACGCCTGGCCTTTTATGGACCCCGTGGAAGAAGAATATGCGCCTAACTATTACGCGGTTATTCGCCGACCAATGGATTTGCGTAAAATGGAGGAACGCCTCGATAGCGGCTATTACACAGACTTTTCTATGTTCAAGGCTGATTTTAAGCTTATTGTCAACAATTGTCGCCTGTATAATGGCCAAGATAATG AATACACTGTGATGGTAGATAATTTACAAACTGCATTTGATCGACTGACTGAAAAGTACATACATAGACTTTCATCATCTGATGAAGAAATTGCGGTCGAATATCAGTTACCAACTCCATCAAGAAAACACAAACTAAAATCGAATGAATCTCCAAGTCATCATAAGAGAAAAAAACGAAAGTCTCAATCGGAAGGAG GAGAACCGAAATCCAGTTCATCAGATATAGTACAAGAAGAGAAACCTGAAGAGGAAGTCACTGAACCAGAGACAAAGAAAGTCAAAGAatctcataaaaataaacaaagtaagGGCAAGAAGAAACGCAAAGGACATCATCGGCATGGCAAACATTCCAAAAATCATAGGAAAGATTCTCATAAATCTGATCACTCAGATTCGAAAACGAGGCACAGCAAGAAACAGAAACATGGTAAAAACAAGGACAAGGATGGTAAGAAGTCCAaacagaagaagaaaaagagcAAACATCACGAGCCTGAAGCTAGCGAATCTATGAAACGTAGCGCCTCCCAGGAGTCGTTAGAGAGTTCCAACAGAAGCAGGAGCGCCAGCCCATTGCCATCCATTCACACGCCATCACCTTCACCCACGGAACTGGATCAATCAGAACCCCCAGATCAACTGAATGATCCAGATTTCGTCAAAGATAAAtacgataaaataaaagaaagaagaCGACATGCCGCTAAAGATGCATGGGAATCACTTTttgattacaaacaaaaaactgttgacaaacaaaaacaaaatcttcaTATACCTGAAAAAGAAAAGAATCAAAAGCTAAGAGAAACAATTGAAAAACTAAAAGCAAAAAGTGAAAAGTATAAAGAGGGATCACTGTTCAATACTTTGTTCTCTTCGAGTCAAAGTAATTTGGAAATGTCTGAATCAAGTAATACAAACGATTTTACTATCAAAGATTCTGAAGATGAATCGATTGAAAATCAAAAGACAAAAACAGCGCCTAAAAAGGGTTGTAAGAAAAATTCAGCCAAAAACGAGTCTGCCTCTGAGGCATTGGAGCAAGCTGTGAAAGACATTAGCAAATGGCTCGATGATGCTCCCAAGGGATCTAATGTGAGTTCGCCTTGCGACAGTCCGGCTCAAACCATTTCTACAGAAGAACACGATAACAGTCGCCTAGACGATGAACTTTCTCAAGGAGAGAAGCCTCTGCTTACCAGAAAAGAATTGTCTAGAAAACGACCTTCATCACGTGAGCCTAAGCTGCTGAAGAgaagagaaattcaaagaaCTATCGAAAGATTACAGCCTGGAAAAAGTAAAGGTAATCTACTCACTAATTTGAGTAATAAAAACACAGAGAAAACAGAGGATGTTCAGCCAGTGGGTCCTCAGAACAAAGTACGCGATGCTCAAAAACCAGAGGAGTCTAGCCCTAAACTCAGTCTCGGCTCCGTCTTACCAGCTGTGGAGTTCGCGCTAGGCAATGATCATAACTTCGGGAACagtgaagaaaataaaagtgaggagcaaaaagaaaatattaaaaccacGGAAATTCAAAAAGAGGAGAAAACTGAACAAGCTGCCACAGATAAAAAACCAGAGGAAGTTGCTGTCCAGCCAAACAAAAAGGATGCTGAAGTGGAAACTGAACCACAGATTATTACTAAGCCGAATCAAGAGAAGGCTACTCCCAACCTGAGCGCGTGGTTCAAAGCTTTTGGTGCCCCTAAAAGTACTGGCCCTACTACagctaaaaagaaacctgatgaaGTTGATTCTGAAGAAAAAGCACCTGAACCTGTGAGCACAGAAGCTAAAGTTAGCAGTCCTAAGAATCCACCTAAATATGACTCTCCTACAGGGCCCGATACACCTAACCCTGAAGGTGGGGATAGTCCATTACCGGTGAGCAATACGCCGAGGCAAAGAAGAACTAGCACTGGCAGTTCCGTGTCGGAGAGATCATCATTCAGTCAAGATCTAGATTCGCCGCGACATCAAATGTCGCATACATCTCCACTGTTGCGCTCGCCAGCGTCTCCGAGGACGGATGATTTCCAAAAGATTACATATCCTATAATAAACGGCACTGTCAGGGCTGGATTTTATCAAGATACAACATCTATTAAAAGTAGTCCCGAGAAGAGCTGCAGTCCGCGCGAGGCACCACAGTCTCCATATTCACCTTATTCTCAACATGTTTATGCCTCAAACAATATAACGGGGCCTGCAACGCCCAACTATTTCGTAGATCACAACAAGAGCCCGCTTCCCGCCTATAATCAGAATCCGCCGCCATATTTTGACAATGCAAAAACTCCTGCAGCAAATAAAACTACTCGGGAAGATTTCACCCCGTTGCCTCAAGACTCATATCAACAAAGTCAGTATACAGGTCCATTTTCGCCAGCTTATACGCCGTACTCACAAAACTCAGCAAATTATCCACAAGGTCAGAATCCGCCTCAAACTTCAATACCAAACAGTTCTGCTTCTACCAATCCGACGCAAATGATGGCTGAACTCAAAACTGCTCTGTTTCCTGTTAAAAAACGGACTTACAATGAACCTGAGCATGCTTCGATTCCGATACTGAAAGATAACAAGGAAGCTCCAAGCGCAGCACCTAAAGCTGATTATCAGAAAATGTCATCGTCGCTACATTCAATGGCGCCGACGTCAGTAGACGATATAGCTTTGGCGTTAAGTGAAAAGTCCGAACTTGCCAAAATGAACTCGCTACGTGAGAAAGCTTCCATGGAATATACCAATGAAAGCAGGGATGTCAAATATGAAATGAATGAATcaatacaaaacaacaaaagtaCTGTTAATGCCGACATGGAGAAGCCAATTTGCATTATGAAGAAAGATAATGTTGATATGGTTAATATGGGCTATTTAAATCCAGAAATTGATCGAAGAAGTAATAACGAAACACATGCTCACGAAGTTGATTATTTGCCACGAGACATATCTAAATCGAATATTAACTCACAGCAAAAGAGTTATGATGTCGACACTATTGCTATGAATTTGGGATTGAACAGCCAACATCTACAAAAGAGTATGTCTAAGGCGAACATGAATTCAGGCAACATACCGCCGGCTCACAGTCAACCTCATAATGATATGAGCTTGAATCAGAATATTATTCACGCACATCACAACCAATATGAAAGTATTACAAGCGGTCAAAACGTAAGTAACTTTTCAATAAGCGACATAGACCTGGCTAACAAGAAATTGTATTCTTGTAATACTACCCCTTCATCAACGGCACTGGATTATGGAAATTGGAAAATGGGTAATCACATGCGCAAACAAGACTTATTACCTTCCGATTACTCCACGCCTTATAGTGCTAACAATGTTGAAAAATTGAAGAATGAAATGAGCGCAATAAGTGCTAATACAATCGCTTACAACAAAAGTCTTCAGCATCAACAGTACAATTCATATAATGTTGCCAGACCGACGTTACAGCGAGCTCAGGAGCTGCAGCAGAATCTTCCAGGTGAATTAAGAATACCCAACCCAAGAGGTCTTCTTAAGAATGATCACATGACTACTACTTCCTCAATAAGTGATACTGATGTAATTGCCAAAAATATAGACACACTTGCCAAATCTCAAAAAACTGATAAACATGTACAAAATCATCCATTAGTAAGTTCAAACTTATATAAAACACCGTATAGTAATCCGACTTCGCTTCCAATAGATACTTTACGCAACTTACCCAATATTCCGCAAATGCTGGAACGATACACCAACGACGAGAGGTATTTGTCCAGCTTTGCCAGTAGCCAAGCAGCTTCGCTATATCACGATAAATCATTTCAAATGGCGCAAATGTTTAACAAAAGCATTTCTTCGGAAATACATCCTGTCAGCACATCCGTCAGTATTTATTCTCAGCCATCCATGTCTATGAGTAAGGATAACAGTATTTATAAGACAACCAGTGCAGCAACTTCACAAGTAGACATGAAGGCGAAGAATAAAAGAAAGAGAACATCTGACGCTAAACAAACCACTCAGATCAGTCAAGCATACCACCCCAGCTCATGCGGCACCGATGTCTTGTCTTCTGTCAAATCTAGTATGATGCCTGGCAATGCATTCAATTTCGGAACTTCAACAAACATGGCTCTGAGTAGCGGACTGTACGGAGATAATGGCAGCTTTACAATAGAGGATTTCCGCAACAGCACCGCTAATCAGCTTATGGCAGCCAACTACATGGTTGCAGCAGTTGCTCATCAGCAGCGTAATAATGCCGAAGCGAATGCAGAAAAATTGGTGAAACCAGCCCATCAGAACTCGACGCACACTGCAAGCACTTTCCCCTTCATTGGGCATTCGCAAGTGCGGGCTGGTTATCCCTTCGTTGGCACAGATCCCACATCGCCTTTATACCAGCAATATCTACAGCGTCATCAAGAAGAGTTGCTGCGGCAAACTGGTGCCCAGATCATGAGCTTGTATCCCGGAGGCTACCCTCCGACCCTCGGCGTCAGACAACCGTACGATATCAATCGACCCTCGTGGCTCTAA